The following nucleotide sequence is from Komagataeibacter medellinensis NBRC 3288.
TACCGCTCTGCAGATGGACATCAAGATTACGTCCATCACGCCGGAAATCATGAAGATCGCGCTGGGTCAGGCCCGTCAGGGTCGTTTGCACATCCTGGGTGAAATGGCCAAGGCGTTGACCGAAGGCCGTACGGATGTCTCATCCTCTGCGCCGAAGATCACCACGATCTCGGTTCCGAAGGAAAAGATCCGCGATGTGATCGGTCAGGGCGGTAAAGTTATCCGTGAGATCGTTGAATATTCGGGTGCGAAGATCGACATCAACGATGATGGCACGATCATGATCGCCGCGTCATCTGACGAGCAGGCTGAAAAGGCCATTGAGCGAATCCGTGGCATCGTGGCCGAACCCGAAGTGGGCCACATCTATAACGGCAAGGTCGTCAAGACCGCCGATTTCGGTGCGTTCGTCAACTTCCTTGGTCCGCGTGACGGGCTGGTTCACATCTCTGAACTGGCGGATGGACGCGTTTCCAAGACGACCGATGTCGTCAAGCAGGGAGACGAGGTGAAGGTGAAGGTGCTGGGCTTTGATGATCGTGGCAAGGTCAAGCTGTCCATGCGCGTGGTTGACCAGAAGACTGGTGCCGACATTACCGAGACAGTGGGCGCCAAGCCCGGCCGTGCCCCTGGCGCGCGATAACACGCGGGCCCCGGCCTATTGATAACCCGAACGCGGGGGGCGCCACACAGCGTGCCCCCGTGTCCGGGCAGATACATGACGATGGAATGGTGATGAAGCCGATCAATGCGATCCGTATGGGCGGGACGGATATTCTGCCCCTGGTAGAAGGGGGGAAGGGCGTCTCGATCTCGACTGGCGTTTCCGCCGGGCACTGGGCGGCGGCAGGTGGCGCTGGCACGATCTCGATCGTGAATGCCGATTCCTATGATGAAGAAGGCAACATCGTCCCCCAACTCTATCATGGCAGGACACGGCGTGAACGGCATGAAGAACTGGTGGATTATGCCATTCGTGGCGGTATCGACCAGGCCCGCATCGCGCATGACCTTGCTGGTGGCAAGGGGCGGGTCCACGCTAACATTCTGTGGGAAATGGGTGGGGCCGAGCGGGTCATCACCGGTGTACTGGAAGGCGCGCCGGGCCTGATCCAGGGGCTGACCTGTGGCGCGGGCATGCCGTACCGCCTGTCAGAAATCGCAGCGCGTTTCGGTATTCATTACTATCCCATCGTGTCTTCCGCCCGCGCGTTCAACGCCCTGTGGCGGCGTGCATACAACAAGACGGCGGAATTGCTGGGTGGCGTGGTGTATGAGGACCCGTGGCGTGCGGGTGGCCATAATGGCCTGTCCAACACCGAAAATCCGCTGGTGCCGGAAGACCCGTTCCCCCGTGTGCTGGCGCTGCGTCAGCAGATGCGCGCCTTTGGGCTGGACCAGACTCCCATCATCATGGCCGGTGGCGTGTGGTGGCTGGAGGAATGGCAGGACTGGATCGACAATCCCGAACTG
It contains:
- a CDS encoding NAD(P)H-dependent flavin oxidoreductase, whose amino-acid sequence is MKPINAIRMGGTDILPLVEGGKGVSISTGVSAGHWAAAGGAGTISIVNADSYDEEGNIVPQLYHGRTRRERHEELVDYAIRGGIDQARIAHDLAGGKGRVHANILWEMGGAERVITGVLEGAPGLIQGLTCGAGMPYRLSEIAARFGIHYYPIVSSARAFNALWRRAYNKTAELLGGVVYEDPWRAGGHNGLSNTENPLVPEDPFPRVLALRQQMRAFGLDQTPIIMAGGVWWLEEWQDWIDNPELGPIVFQFGTRPLLTRESPIPDAWKRRLLTLKKGDVFLNRFSPTGFYSSAVNNTFLHELRGRSERQVPFSSEAVGEHTAALAIGARGRQVFVTPADRQRAQLWMGEGHTEAMRTPDNTLVFVSPEKAREILADQGACMGCLSECRFSNWSQRPPAYSNGHKADPRSYCIQKTLQAAAHAHGPDQDTVIDNNLMFGGTNAWRFATDPFYANGFVPTVAQLLERIMSGR